The genomic window GCCCCGTTGTCAGGTTAGTTGACTCGTCGCTATGGACAAGCAACCATGTCGATGCAAATATATTTCCCGAAAATGTCAATATGCAGAAAAGTATCATTGTCCGCACAAATTTCATTAACATCTCAACTCCTTATAACGCACCGACCCTTATGAGAAAGGAGCGCCCCATATACATTATTCGAGTTTCGCACCGCATATGGTGCTGAGTAGCGCCGACCGCTGTTGAAAGAAGACTAAGGTCTATTGGTTCGCGCAACCCTTAATCGCGTAGTTATAACACCCGACTCTGCAAAGCGGGATCAGTTTGCCGTCGACTGAGCTTCGTGTGCCAGCTACTGTGAGCCGATTGCAACGGGTCACACTTATTCATCGCATAAATCATCTAATAAATTATCAAACGAAAGAAGCAATGAATTCAGAAAAATCCAACCGTATCAGCCGTGGCCTCAAAGCAGGCGTGGCAGGCCTCGTGCTGCTATGGCTATCCGGCTGCGCCTCCAGCGTCCAAATGCTCAATGGTGCAAAACTTGACGCCTCCGCCAAAGCTTGCAATGTGACTGTCTATCAAACGCTAAAACTTGCTGAGAAAAATGGGCCTATTGAAGAGGTTTGCATCATCACAGACGACTTGGGTCTACAGTCGATCGACCGTTCGATTCAAGCTAACAAGGCTAACGTCTGCAAGTGTGGTGTAAAACATGCATACGTCCAGTCCGCCAGCGGGAGCGTTCTCACGCAGGTGGTAGTGACCTTGGTAGGTTTCAAATACTTGGAACAAAACACTTCCAAGCCAGCGATTGCAGCCGAGAAGTGAAACCCAACTCCCCCACAGTAAAACTCCCGAATGACATACAGCCCAAATAGCTAAAGACACACGCCCGACTGCAATTTCACCGAAAGCCTGCTCCCATATTTTTTGGGACAGGTTTTTTTTCGTCCATACAAATCAATGCCCTGAAAGAAAACCAATGCCACTACTGACCTTCTTCGTTCTCACCATCGCAGCTATCGCGCTGATCAAACTCGGCGCGCTTGCTGTATGGGCGGGCTTGCTTGCCTTTGCCCTGAAAGTGTCCATCGCAGTCGCCCTGCTTATCGCCGGATGGCTGGGTTGGAAACACTACAAATCCGCTCGGTAGCAGACCGTTGAATTAATGAAACCGACGCCCCCAGCTTTGAAAGCTAGGGGCTTTTTTTTGCTCAATCACAACCAAGGACTCAACATGACCATTTCCCATACTCTCACCAGCGCACATCTCCCACGCGACGTCTACCAACGCCATGACAGGTTTTGGCCCTTGCCCCGCCAGTACCCCACGCTGGAGGTACCGCGTGCTCACCATTAAATCTCTCCTACACGCATCAGCCATCGTCGACGCGGAGATCCGCCGCTTGGTCGAACAGCGACTAACTGACCTCGGAGGCTTGGCCTTCGATGCGAGCGAGCTGGGCTACTTTTTGGTTCTCGAACCGGGAGACACGATGGAGTCAGTGAATGCACAGCTGGGCTTCGATATCTTGGCTAATAGATTCACCGGCACCCGCTTTGATGCTCCTGGCTTCACTCCGTCCTTCGAATTCATCGAAGCTTTTCCGGTTTCTTATGACCTAGTGTTCATTTTGGACGACTCTGGTTTTGGCGTAGAAATTTTCGTGCCCATCACGATTGATCTACCGCACCTGCTGCAGATGTGCAGCCTCCATGCCAGCTTCGCGCCAACTTAGGCCGAGTCGACCCCAGCCCCTTTGTACGCCCCTCTTACCCGGGCCTGCCATTCGCTCCAGGCTTCCCATGGTGGAGCTAGTATTAGAGTATCTTATATGAAGATTACTTATATAAGTTATATTGATTTCATCTTTAACAACATATAAAACAAGGAATTTCCATGTCTGAAAATATTTCTGAGGTTGCGTCAGAGGTTGATCCCATTGAGCCAATCTTTCAAGGCCAATGTCTGTCACTGTCCGAAAGGTCAACGCTGACATTTGCAATTGGCCGCCACGTTAAGGATGCAACCTTACATATACGGCTTCTGAAGAATAGCGGTGGCGGGCGTTTTTTTGACGGTTGGGCGGCGGGCACCGTCATTCAAGATGTCGTGCTGGGGGAGACTGGTCTTACAGCCAAATCCTTTCACATCGTCCAGCCTCAGAGGTCGGTGAACAACTCCTGCTTCCTTATGGCCGTGATTAAAGACCTCGGCCTCATACGCGCCAACGAGCAAAACAGCCGCGTCCACGACCACGTACCAGGCACCACGATGGAGCAACTTGTGTCGGCACTTCTCTCCGAGTCCAAGAACGCTGAGTCAAAGGCTGCGCGCCGCAAAGCAAAGGAGACCTGATTGGTGGCAAGCATTACCGCTGCCCTGATTGCCACCGCTGTGCTTGGAGTCTGTTTCGCCAACACCCGCATTTTCTCCGTGGCGGCAGTAGGTATCCTGACTTTTGTGCACCCCTGGTTAGTCGTCTTGATCTTGGCAGTGACTGCCGCCGCCTTCTATTTCCGTTTCAAAAACCGCAAGTAACTCTTAACCCTAAAGGACTCATCATGTATCTTTTCGACAGCATCAGTTTGGCAGCCCGCAATGCCTTTGAAAACGCCAACGAACTCCCGAGCAGCATGCTTGGCAATATTGTGATCAACGAGGCCTCAAACCGCGCTGGCCTAGATAGCGACCAGATAGGCGTTTGGTTCTGCGACTGAGCGGCCCGCAACTGCCAACGGCCCGTGGCGTCACCATGGGCCGATCTGATACCACCAACGGACCCTGCCCCGCAGCCTCACTACAAGTCGCCGTACTCCGCCGTTGCACAACCGCAACGGCGCTTCAAATAACTTTTTTTGGCCCCATGAGAGGAATGCGAAAGACATCTCGGAAAAAAGTATCACTGGCATATGAATGAAAACTTTGTGGGGATTGAGCGCAATAAGCTCAACAGAAAAGGTTCATTCATATTGAGACTTTCGTAAAGCAAGTAAGTCGATACCTTACGCAGAATACCGTTCCGTCACACGCAGGAAGTGTGTGTCACTGCACCTGAGGACGGACCCAAAACTCCCGTACGTTTCAGTACTCTTGACGAATCGTTTCCGGGTCATGCAAGATGCTTTTGTCGCTGGGCATATACGCCCAGAAGGTTGGATCACCACCTACGGCAGCTCTTTAACAATTTACTGACTTATCAATAAGTGACGAAGTGACGGTTCGAAACTTCTATGGTCTTTTTTCGTCCTGACCAAACGAATCCTAATGAGCGAGCTGCAGCCAATGCCGTTGGCGCAGTCGCAAAACAATGTAGAAACGATTAACAGAAATGACAGCAAGCAATGTGCCTTACATCTCCACCTCTCTCAACAGGGCCTATGTAGAAAATCTGCGCGCCGAGGGCAACGCGAATGGCTATAAGACTCCCGACGACAAATTGCTGAGCTACACCTTGATGGGTGACAGCCTTGTTCCGGAATCCTTCATCCAAAAGGTGAAATCGTATGTTGACGGCGCGGTGTTCACCTTCGGCGAAGTGATTGGCATTGATGACATCTTCGATCCGGAATTTCTGGAATCACTGAATGATTCAGAACGGCGCGTACTGACGCCCGTGATATTGCAATTGGTCGCGCGTGGAGACTTTGGAGTCTGCATCTGGACTGAGCGACTGACCAGGGCAGCGGCAGAAACATTTTCTGAGCGTCAACACAGCTAGCCGAATTCCGAGCGATGCGTGGTGCGCTGAATTGTCTGGCCTTGTTGATCAGTCGATAGTGACAGTACGGTTATTCTGAAAGAGCGCACCGCATCGCCGGGATATTTTTTCATCCAAACGAGAAAAATCAATGGAGATTAACCCCATTGCCCCCGATATGCCTGGCGATTTAGATGGTCGGAAAAGTGAGAATCAGAGTGTAAGTTCAGCGGTTACTAGGGCGGTGCACGATGTGCCGCCGTTTAGGGCCATTTCGGCCAATGAAAGAGAGTTTGATAGTGATAGCCCGGCGGACGTGCGGGAAATTGATGGTGATAGTGCCGCTGCCGGGAAGATGGAAGAGAAAACCGTTTTAGATAGGGCCGTTGCAGATGGCAGCGTGCCGATGGTGGCCAGCGCAACAGGTCCTCCAGATTTGAATGTGCTCGATGCAGTTCCTGAATCTGAACCACAGGTGCTTATCGATGCGAGAAAGTTGAATTGGGATGATGATGGTAGCAAGAACCAGCTATTGAACAAAGGCCTGGATGCTGCCAAAGCAATAGAGTCACCGCCGTTTCCAAATCAACCGAGATATGCGAGCGACGGTCTACCGCCGACCATTGCCAATGTCCAGCACATGCTCGATCAGTATGGAATATCAGCTCGATATAACGTCATAAAGAAAAAACTGGAGATTCGACTGCCGGACAAGGGCGGGACTGCGGACAACGCCGACAACACGGCCATGACCACGATAATGAGTTTGGCAACCCTCAACAGGATGCAGGCAGCTCCGGTACCTGCGATCGTTGAAGTCATAGGTGACCGAAACCCCTACAACCCTGTTGCAAGATGGATCTTGAAGACACCCTGGGATGGCATCAAACGTGTGCAGGCTATCTGCGACACGCTGAGGACGCGTGAGGGGTTCCCAGCGCATTTGAAGATAGTGTTGGTCTACAAGTGGCTGCTGAGTACAGTTGCCGCCGCGCTCCAGCCATCCGGTTTCAAGGGTCGCGGAGTGCTGGTCCTTCAGGGGCCTCAGGGGATTGGCAAAACCTCTTGGGTGATGTCGCTTGTACCCGTACCCAGCCTGCGTGACAAGGTGGTCAAGGTCGATCACCATTTAGACGCAAATAGTAAGGACTCCATCCTGGGGGCCATTACCCACTGGCTCGTTGAAATTGGTGAGCTTGACAGTTCTTTCCGTAAAGACTTTGCGCGTCTTAAAGGTGTTTTGACAAGTGACTCTGACAAGGTGCGCCGACCATATGCGCGAACTGAGTCGGAATATCAGCGGCGTACGGTCTTTGCGGCCACGGTGAATGACGAAAACTTTCTGGTGGATCACACGGGCAATACGCGATGGTGGACCCTCCCGCTGGTGTCGATTGACTTCAATCACGGCATCGACATGCAACAGCTTCTTGCTGAACTGGCTTGGGACTGGGCCAACGGCAAGCAGTGGTGGCTGACCAAGGAAGAGGAAGCCCTACTTGAGTCTTGCAATAGTGACCACCGTACCAACAGCGTCATACGCGACCTCTTGCTGGGCATCATTGACCTGGACAAGAAAAATGCGCCCGGCAACCCCTACAAATCGACCAGCGAATTGTTCGTGATGTTGGGCATTACCAACCCCAAAAACGGGGATTCGAAGGAACTGACTGGAATCCTGCGTGAGCTGCTGGGTGATTCAAAGAAGGTCAAAGGCATACAAAAATGGCGTATCCCCATGCGCAAGGGTGATAAGTTAGGTCGAGACCTGTTAGGGCACAGGGTCGTTCGATAAGCCCGGGTGTTGGTTTCAAGCGCCTGGCTCCTGATGCGCCACCACCTGCCGCCCCCCCGTCTGACGTGGGCCTGCGAAAACGCGTTGGGTTTCATGGGCTTGCGGGAGGGGGTGGGAAGTGGAGGCGGTTATCACCACTCTCTACCTGGGTTTTCAAAATGGATTGCCTTTCATTTTGCGCCCCCCTCCCCCCATCTACGCGGCCAAAACCCACTGCAAGACCGCGTGGTACTCAAACCTATATCCAGCCAAGTGGCTATCTGCAAGGGCATCTCATCAAGTCGATATGCGGCGGGGCCGCTTCATCTTGTTCGTCTAGCTGCACTTCGAAGTGAAACGCAACTTGACGCGCATGTACGTCTACCCCGGTAAGCAATGAAAGCATAAATGACAAGTATCAATACGACAAACCCTGGCGCTGCCCGCTTGACTTCGGCAGCCATGGACAACGACATCACGACCCCACCGACTGGCATGCATCCAGGCATTCGGCTGGACCTTTATAGCAACATCCGATACAGCACGGTTACAGGACCGAAAGGTACAACTCGCGGAATCAGTTACTCACACGGTTTCATGCCAGAGTGGGCTTTTGACCTAGTGTGGAAAAACTGCACCGCGAGTCTTTCCGCCCTCGACCCATACGATTTCCACTCAACGGAGGCCTTGTTCAACAACCCAGCGGTGTGGGACCGCTATTCGAAGAAGACACATAGGCTCTTTGGGCGATGCATGCGCGTCTTTGCGGAGGCCAAGATGCTGCCAATTAGTTGCGTCAATCCTGATATGGCCGGCCGCAGGCTGTACCTAATCCTGTAATTTTTCACCTTGCAGTCACTGACCCGAAAGGGTTGGTGATTGCATTCAAGGAGATACAAAATTCCCGTAATACAAAACTTCCAGGCCTTCATGGCCAATGGCCTTGTGTGCCCGCCCGGCAAGGTCAAAATCGAGTACAGCGTCGCAGACGAGCCCGGTCTGTTTGTGGAATGTCGCGCTTCGTCCACGGCTGTTCCGATGTGGTACCTGCGTTTAAAGAACTCCAGCGGCACCAATGTTTATCGAAAGCTAGGGGCAGTGCGCGAACTGTCTTTGGCGCAGGCTCGCAAACTTGCAAAGCAAACGCGCACTGAGCATCTTGCGGCGCGTTCGCAGGCACCCAAAGCCGATGCGCCAAAATCCGAAATCACCTTGCAGAAGTTCATGACCGACTTCTACATGCCCCATGCACTAACGCACAAGCGTACGGCAGGCAAGGACCTGGGTATGTTTAATCACCGCATTGCGTCGCGCTTCGGGCACGTTGCTATGCATGCGATTTCGCGCCTGGACGTACAGCTTTTCCACAGTGAACTAGTGCAAAAGGTTGGCGTCAGCAAAGCGACGGCGGACCATCACCTAAAGCTCATGCGGCGCATGCTGAATCTAGCAGTACAGTGGGAATTTCTCGAAAAAAATCAGTTGGCACGTATAGCGTGCTTCAACCAAGATACCCAGCTTGAAAACTACCTCGATGCAGATTCAGTTCAGCGTCTGGTCACGGTGTGTAAGTCACACCCGAAAAGAGTGATAGGGTTGCTGTTGATGTTCTTGCTTAGCACTGGCGCGCGCAAAGCCTCAGCCATGCACGCGAAGTGGGAAGACATCGATATTGCCAACCGGGTTTGGCGCATTCCCGCGTCCGACAGCAAATCTAAAAAAGTCGCTACCGTGTTCCTCAATGAAAGCGCAATTTGGGTCCTAAACCAGCTGCAGGTTGAAGGGGTCAAAGGCTATGTCTTTGTTCACGAACGCACCAAAAAACCATACTCGGGGATTGAGAAGACCTGGTACGCCATTCGCAAGTTGGCGTCGATAAGTGAAAAAGTTCGTGTGCATGATTTGCGCCACACGTACGCAAGTATGTTGGTGACGAGCGGGCGCAGCCTGTACGAGGTGCAGAAACTGCTTTCGCACAGTGACCCAAAGGTCACTATGCGCTATGCCCATCTGTCGCCGAAGACCTTGCACGAGGCGGCCAGTGCTGCTTCCGTTTTGGTAGCGTCGAATACCACTCCGGCATTGGCGCCATAGAGGGAAACTTGGGCCGGGTGGGAGTACACCACTTGGCCCACTTTTGCGCTGCCCATAGGTTCGTCACATAGTTCGACACCCTCTATCGCCAATGCGTTGATTCCATTGGGAAAAAGCTATGACGATGGTCACCGAACGGTCGGAAAGGTTCGGAGTTGGGTTCGGTTGGGAAGAGAAAAGCAGCGCCAGAAAACGAAAATTTGTTACGTTTCTTCGGCTTACGACAGGGTGAAAAAGCGTTCGAGAGGTCTTATGAGTCCTCTGCTCTAACCAACTGAGCTAACGCCCCAAACCAGCGGGTGATTGTAGTGGCCCAAAATCGCGGATTCCGTGCCAAAGTGGGTCGAATGCCACATGCTATGTATTTGATAGCTTATCAGGCATATTTGACGGGGGCTAAGGGTCAATTTTGTCCATAAGCATTGCACAATCACTGCTACCCCACCAGGAGTGCCCATGCCAACCTTGCGCGAATCCAGCAGGCCGTACTTCAACGCAAAGCTCGTCTCCCGGCTCGCTACCGTCGCGCTGGTTCTGCTGTTTGTGGTGTTGAGTTGGTCCAAAGATATCAGTGCCATGGCCAATGCGCAGGTGGACGCCGGGCTCAAACGGTCGCTGGTCAGCTTTGCTTCGGCACGGGCGCTCAACGCCATCATCTCCGTCGTACAGGGGACCGAGGTCGTGGTGCAACCCCTGGGTGTGGGCATCACCTTGGCACTGGGGCAGGTGCTGGACCCTATCAATAACCTGGTGGAGCAGTTCTCATCCATCATGCTGACGGCCAGCGTGGCGTTTGGCATCCAAAAGCTGCTGTTGGCCGTCGCGTCCAGCTGGGCGGTGTCTGCTGGGGTGACGATACTGGCCTTGGCGTGGGCCAGCCTTTTCTG from Rhodoferax sp. AJA081-3 includes these protein-coding regions:
- a CDS encoding VapE domain-containing protein, which translates into the protein MEINPIAPDMPGDLDGRKSENQSVSSAVTRAVHDVPPFRAISANEREFDSDSPADVREIDGDSAAAGKMEEKTVLDRAVADGSVPMVASATGPPDLNVLDAVPESEPQVLIDARKLNWDDDGSKNQLLNKGLDAAKAIESPPFPNQPRYASDGLPPTIANVQHMLDQYGISARYNVIKKKLEIRLPDKGGTADNADNTAMTTIMSLATLNRMQAAPVPAIVEVIGDRNPYNPVARWILKTPWDGIKRVQAICDTLRTREGFPAHLKIVLVYKWLLSTVAAALQPSGFKGRGVLVLQGPQGIGKTSWVMSLVPVPSLRDKVVKVDHHLDANSKDSILGAITHWLVEIGELDSSFRKDFARLKGVLTSDSDKVRRPYARTESEYQRRTVFAATVNDENFLVDHTGNTRWWTLPLVSIDFNHGIDMQQLLAELAWDWANGKQWWLTKEEEALLESCNSDHRTNSVIRDLLLGIIDLDKKNAPGNPYKSTSELFVMLGITNPKNGDSKELTGILRELLGDSKKVKGIQKWRIPMRKGDKLGRDLLGHRVVR
- a CDS encoding tyrosine-type recombinase/integrase, with the protein product MANGLVCPPGKVKIEYSVADEPGLFVECRASSTAVPMWYLRLKNSSGTNVYRKLGAVRELSLAQARKLAKQTRTEHLAARSQAPKADAPKSEITLQKFMTDFYMPHALTHKRTAGKDLGMFNHRIASRFGHVAMHAISRLDVQLFHSELVQKVGVSKATADHHLKLMRRMLNLAVQWEFLEKNQLARIACFNQDTQLENYLDADSVQRLVTVCKSHPKRVIGLLLMFLLSTGARKASAMHAKWEDIDIANRVWRIPASDSKSKKVATVFLNESAIWVLNQLQVEGVKGYVFVHERTKKPYSGIEKTWYAIRKLASISEKVRVHDLRHTYASMLVTSGRSLYEVQKLLSHSDPKVTMRYAHLSPKTLHEAASAASVLVASNTTPALAP